A stretch of Brassica rapa cultivar Chiifu-401-42 chromosome A08, CAAS_Brap_v3.01, whole genome shotgun sequence DNA encodes these proteins:
- the LOC103833372 gene encoding uncharacterized protein LOC103833372 — protein MKRAYTNKKTSQIDDGLVRDVVTLVQTQVQDEVSQLQTEDDDSMASTNLSRVRINEIVESSVPKKKGRLVGLGRRSRSAAPFSAPPPFVDPEVLTAQLKDKDDRISVLETQMAAQQAGYEAQKRLNEQMMEMMKRMYLNEVFPNVQDS, from the exons atgaagagggcgtataccaacaagaagaccagccagattgatgatggtcttgtgagggacgtggtcaccctggtccaaactcaggtgcaagacgaagtgtctcagctccAAACCGAGGATGACGATTCGAtggcttcgaccaacttgtcccgggttcgaatcaacgaaatcgttgaatcg tcggttccaaagaagaagggacgtttggtcggtttgggtcgtcgctcccggtcggctgctccttttTCTGCACCACCGCCCTTTGTTGATCCAGAAGTACTTACGGCTCAgttgaaggacaaggatgatcgcaTATCTGtgttggagacccagatggcggctcaacaggcgggctatgaggcacagaagaggctgaacgagcaaatgatggagatgatgaagaggatgtacctgaacgaggtgttcccgaacgTGCAAGACtcgtag